GCCTTCTCCCCATACGACTCCATGAGGGAAATGGCCTCATCCAGGCTCTTTGGTATCACATAGGAAAATCTCCTCATGCACACCTCCGTAACAGCCCCCATCCAGCGACCTTACCAGTGAGCAGCTCTTGACAAGCCCGAACCCTTTGGCCCACTTGCCCAGATCTCCCATCAAATGGGCCTGTTGTCGAAGATCCGCTTGGACTTGCGTTCTGACCTTGGCAAAGAACCGTAATCCACGACCTCCACCGTGGCGCTCACCAGTAGTCTCCTCTTTATCTCACCCTCTATCCTGGTTTTGATCTGCCCCACGTCCGACAAAGGCAACTCAGGCGCCCTTTCCACCCTTATGGTCATGTAATCCCTTCCGTCTGCCTTCCGCTCCAGGATCACCTGGTACTCGCTTCCTATTTCCGGAACCTCGGAAAGGATCTGATCTATCTGACCGGGATAGATGTTCACGGCCCTGAATATTATCATGTCGTCGGAACGCCCCAGTATCCTGTCGTGTCTGGGCAGGATGGACCCGCACTTGCAAAGGCCTGGGACCGCTTTGGTGAGATCCCTGGTGCGATATCGGATCAGGGGTGCCGCTTCCTTGCAAAGTGTTGTGACCACCATCTCCCCGATCTCCCCTTCTGGAACTGGCTGCAGGGTCATGGGATCCAGGATCTCCAGGATGTAGTAGTCAGCCCAGTAGTGGATTCCTTCATGGCATTGACACTCAAGCCCAGTGCCCGGGCCGTAGAGTTCTGTCATGCCCGGAATGTCAAACATCTCCTCAAGCCCCATGAGCTCTGCAATGCGCCTTCTCATGGATTCGCTGCTTCTCTCGGAGCCGTAGATTAGCTTCCTGAGGGCTATCTTGTCCCTCAGGCCCCTCCTTTGGATTTCCTCTGCCATGAGAAGGGCCATGGAGGCCGTGCAGCACATGACAGTGGACTGAAGATCCACCAGAAACTCGCATTGCATGTCTATGTTGCCGGGCCCCACCGGGATGGCCATGGCCCCGAAACGCTCGCAGCCAAGCTGGAAGCCCACCCCCGCAGTCCATATGCCGTAGCCCACAGCGATTTGCACTCTGTCTTCTGGGCTTAGGCCTGCCATCTCATAGCAGCGTGCAAAGAAGTGGATCCAGTCCTCCAGGTCTTTGCTGGTATAGGCCAGAATCTTGCGCTTCCCGGTGGTGCCTGAGGAGGCGTGGATCCTCACCACCTCCGATAGGGGCACGCTCAGCAAAGGAAAGGGATAGCCTTCCCTCAAGTCATGGGCCGTGGTGAAAGGCAGCTTGCGGATATCCTCCAGAGTTTGGATATCTTGGGGCCTTACCCCAGCTCTGTCCAATCTCTCCCTATAGAAGGAGGATCCATTGTAGGCGTGGGCCACAGTCCACTTGAGTCCCTTCAACTGGTGTTCCCTAAGCTCCTCCTGGCTCCTGAACGTAGGCATGAAACTCTGGGGCATTCCCGCACCCTCCATTGCCGGGCTAGTGAGATTTACCCTTGGCCTGCTGGGTTGGCTCTGTATACAATGTTTTGATAATATAGGCAAGCCTAAACTGGATGGTCAAGCAGTAGTGGAGCCGGGGCCTTGTACTGGTCAGGGCCTGGAGGTTCAGGTCCTGCCCTTGGTTTTTTTCAACAGCAAGAGTCTCGGGAAGGAGGTGGATCTTGAAAGATGCATCCTACAGGCTGGGATGCGACATAGGCGGGACTTTTACGGATTTTGTCCTGGTAAACGACACCACAGGCCAGCTTCATGTTTACAAGTGTCTTACCACCCCACAGGATCCCTCGGACGCAATTGAAACCGGGATCAGGGCCCTCATGGATTCTGCGCCCGGGTACGTGGGAAACCTTCATGAGGTGGTGCACGGAACCACGCTGGTCATAAACGCCATCTTGGAGCGCAAGGGCGCCAAGACAGGCCTTGTGACCACACGGGGCTTCAGGGATGTCCTGGAGTTGGGTAGGGAAGTTCGCTATGACGCTTATGACATATTTGCCGAGTACCCGGCCCCTCTGGTGCCCAGGCCCCTCAGGATGGAAGTGGATGAGCGCATAAGCAGCTCTGGTAAGGTTTTGAAGCCTTTGAATCCACAAGAAGCACGCCAGGTGCTGCAAAAGCTCTTGGAAATGAACATAGAGTCCCTGGCAGTTTGTCTCATCAACTCCTTTGAAAACCCTCTCCACGAGAAACAGATCCAGGAAGTGCTCAGGGATCTCAGTCCTGATCTGCCTCTTTCAGTTTCCTATGAGGTGCTACCCCAGATCAGGGAGTACGAGCGCACCAGCACCACAGTCACCAATGCTTATGTCAAGCCCATAACAGGTCGTTACCTGGGACGACTAGAGGAAAGGCTAAAGAAACTGGGGATTCCAGGCAGGCTCTACATCATGCTTTCCAGCGGAGGCATCACCTCTGCCCAGGTGGCCAGGGAATTCCCGGTCAGGATCATAGAGTCGGGTCCCACGGCGGCGGTGATCGCTTCGCAGTTCTACGGAAGGATGTTTGGAATCCGCAATCTCTTCTGCTTTGACATGGGCGGCACAACGGCCAAGAGCTGCCTGATACAAGAGGGTGAGGCTGGCTTGGTCTCCACCTTTGAGGTAGGGCGAGTCCAGCGCTTCAAGAAGGGTAGCGGTCTGCCTATCCAGGTTCCTGTGGTGGACCTCATGGAGATCGGGGCTGGAGGTGGGAGCATAGCCAGAATAAGTCGCCTGGGCACACTCCAGGTGGGGCCCGAGAGCGCAGGGGCGGATCCAGGCCCAGTCTGCTATGGGCTCGGGGGCAAGGAGCCCACGGTCACGGATGCAGACCTGGTATTGGGATACCTTAACGCGGATTATTTTCTGGGAGGGACCATGCCTTTGGATCTCCAAGGCGCACAGGAGGCCATCAGGGAGAAGCTGGCCAAGCCCCTGGGAGTCTCCCTCACCCAAGCAGCGTACGGGATCCATGACCTCATAAACGAGGTCATGGGAGCTGCAGCCAAGACCCACATAGCAGAAAAAGGGGGTAATCCCAGGCTGGTGACCATGGTGGCCTTCGGGGGGGCCGGGCCTGTGCATGCCTATGGGTTGGCCAGGAAAATAGGGGCCCCAAAAGTGCTTGTGCCTCTCATGCCTGGAGTGGGCTCAGCCCTGGGATTCTTCACCGCCCCCATTGCCTTTGATGTGGCCAGGAGCCACAAGGTGAAATTAGAAGATGCTGATTTCCATGGCATCGAATCCCTTTTCCTGGAGCTGGAGTCAGAGGCTGCCTCTGCCATAGGAGCCCAGAGGAGCACAGAAGGCATCAGCTTCCAGCGATCCATAGACATGAGGTTCGTGGGACAGGGCTCAGAGACTAATCTGGGCATAGACAGAAGGCCTTTTTTCCAGTTCTCCCAAGGGGAGATCCGAAAACTCTTCGACGACACCTACAGCCTGCTTTACGGTCGCACCTACCCTGAGACACCGGTGGAGATGGTGACCTTCAAGGTAAGGGCCAGACTCCCTGACCGGCCCTTTAACCTTCCACACCTGCAACGGGGTCCAGGTGACCTGGAGGCAGCACTCAAGGGTCAAAGAATGGCCTTTTCCATGATCAGAAAGGAGTTCATCCCCTTCAAGGTTTACGACCGTTACAG
The sequence above is drawn from the bacterium genome and encodes:
- a CDS encoding hydantoinase/oxoprolinase family protein, which gives rise to MKDASYRLGCDIGGTFTDFVLVNDTTGQLHVYKCLTTPQDPSDAIETGIRALMDSAPGYVGNLHEVVHGTTLVINAILERKGAKTGLVTTRGFRDVLELGREVRYDAYDIFAEYPAPLVPRPLRMEVDERISSSGKVLKPLNPQEARQVLQKLLEMNIESLAVCLINSFENPLHEKQIQEVLRDLSPDLPLSVSYEVLPQIREYERTSTTVTNAYVKPITGRYLGRLEERLKKLGIPGRLYIMLSSGGITSAQVAREFPVRIIESGPTAAVIASQFYGRMFGIRNLFCFDMGGTTAKSCLIQEGEAGLVSTFEVGRVQRFKKGSGLPIQVPVVDLMEIGAGGGSIARISRLGTLQVGPESAGADPGPVCYGLGGKEPTVTDADLVLGYLNADYFLGGTMPLDLQGAQEAIREKLAKPLGVSLTQAAYGIHDLINEVMGAAAKTHIAEKGGNPRLVTMVAFGGAGPVHAYGLARKIGAPKVLVPLMPGVGSALGFFTAPIAFDVARSHKVKLEDADFHGIESLFLELESEAASAIGAQRSTEGISFQRSIDMRFVGQGSETNLGIDRRPFFQFSQGEIRKLFDDTYSLLYGRTYPETPVEMVTFKVRARLPDRPFNLPHLQRGPGDLEAALKGQRMAFSMIRKEFIPFKVYDRYRLPAGAILEGPAIIEEKESTIVMGEDARARVDQHGFVWMELLGEEC
- a CDS encoding phenylacetate--CoA ligase, whose amino-acid sequence is MPQSFMPTFRSQEELREHQLKGLKWTVAHAYNGSSFYRERLDRAGVRPQDIQTLEDIRKLPFTTAHDLREGYPFPLLSVPLSEVVRIHASSGTTGKRKILAYTSKDLEDWIHFFARCYEMAGLSPEDRVQIAVGYGIWTAGVGFQLGCERFGAMAIPVGPGNIDMQCEFLVDLQSTVMCCTASMALLMAEEIQRRGLRDKIALRKLIYGSERSSESMRRRIAELMGLEEMFDIPGMTELYGPGTGLECQCHEGIHYWADYYILEILDPMTLQPVPEGEIGEMVVTTLCKEAAPLIRYRTRDLTKAVPGLCKCGSILPRHDRILGRSDDMIIFRAVNIYPGQIDQILSEVPEIGSEYQVILERKADGRDYMTIRVERAPELPLSDVGQIKTRIEGEIKRRLLVSATVEVVDYGSLPRSERKSKRIFDNRPI